A section of the Kribbella voronezhensis genome encodes:
- a CDS encoding DMT family transporter has product MSFKTTPDMPPLRSWLPTMLLLAAIWGCSFLFISVGVRELHPTYLALGRVLAGSAVLLVILAIKRESLPREPKIWAHTFVMGAIGSALPWTLFGYGEQRVPSLLAGIWNGITPLVVLPVAVLVFRTEKFNAQRAIGLVLGFIGMLVVLGAWQLHGGADLTGQLLCMAAACSYGVAIPYQKRFIAGSKLSGTALSASLLLCASVQLAIVAPIVTGHAPPMPWTLSLKTVASVIALGALGSGIAFVLNLRVIRLVGASVTSMVTYVMPIFAIIVGVLVLDEHLTWYQPVGALVVLFGVAVSQGVLSPGRWTRKPKVPAESAATPVQ; this is encoded by the coding sequence GTGAGCTTCAAGACGACTCCTGACATGCCGCCGCTTCGTTCCTGGCTTCCGACCATGCTGCTGCTGGCCGCGATCTGGGGCTGCAGCTTCCTGTTCATCTCCGTCGGAGTCCGCGAACTCCATCCGACCTATCTCGCGCTCGGCCGGGTGCTGGCCGGTTCCGCGGTGCTGCTCGTGATTCTCGCGATCAAGCGCGAGTCGTTGCCGCGCGAGCCGAAGATCTGGGCGCACACCTTCGTGATGGGCGCGATCGGCTCCGCACTCCCCTGGACACTGTTCGGGTACGGCGAGCAGCGGGTCCCGTCGCTGCTGGCCGGCATCTGGAACGGCATCACCCCGCTCGTGGTGCTGCCCGTCGCGGTCCTGGTCTTCCGGACCGAGAAGTTCAATGCCCAGCGGGCGATCGGTTTGGTGCTCGGATTCATCGGCATGCTGGTCGTGCTCGGCGCCTGGCAGCTGCACGGCGGCGCCGATCTCACCGGCCAGCTCCTGTGCATGGCCGCCGCCTGCTCGTACGGTGTGGCCATTCCGTACCAGAAGCGGTTCATTGCCGGCAGCAAGCTGTCCGGTACCGCGCTGTCGGCGAGCTTGTTGCTCTGCGCATCTGTCCAGCTCGCGATCGTGGCACCGATCGTCACCGGGCACGCACCGCCGATGCCGTGGACGCTCTCGCTCAAGACCGTCGCCAGCGTGATCGCCCTGGGTGCTCTGGGCAGCGGGATCGCCTTCGTGCTGAACCTTCGGGTGATCCGGCTGGTCGGCGCCAGCGTGACCTCGATGGTCACCTACGTGATGCCGATCTTCGCCATCATCGTCGGCGTCCTGGTGCTGGACGAGCACCTCACCTGGTACCAGCCGGTGGGTGCCCTGGTCGTTCTGTTCGGCGTCGCGGTCTCTCAGGGCGTCCTGAGCCCTGGCCGTTGGACCCGCAAGCCGAAGGTTCCGGCCGAGTCGGCCGCCACCCCCGTGCAATAA